From a region of the Emcibacteraceae bacterium genome:
- a CDS encoding DUF6596 domain-containing protein: MVSPSTPPINFEVAIHKIVREEWGYLISSLIKSFNDFHMAEDALQDAVEAALINWREKGLPPSARAWLLTTARRKIIDKIRRDKNFESKKEQFLPLLEDDELMESDYSVPDERLRLIFTCCHPALDHNISVALTLQLLGGLTTTEIARAFLVKPETMAQRLVRGKRKIKQAGIPYIIPDQNQFAARLDAVLSVLYLIFNEGYSASSGKKHIRAELCDEAIRLARILLHLCPKEPEAEALLALMLLHNSRKTARFGENGVLVPLEEQDRSLWNMNEINEGTILVEKSLARKQIGAYQIQAAISALHSEACRFKDTNWREIVLLYDELFKLLPSPVIQLNRIVALSYLISPEESIKALEGLKQDIGNYQPYYAALADLYKRSGKNKKAIRYYQKAISLSGNQAEQDFLQQRMSDLISLQKQ, encoded by the coding sequence ATGGTATCCCCATCGACGCCGCCGATTAACTTTGAAGTGGCAATTCATAAAATTGTCCGAGAGGAATGGGGATACCTGATTTCTTCATTAATTAAATCCTTTAATGATTTCCACATGGCTGAAGATGCCCTTCAGGACGCCGTAGAAGCGGCACTGATTAACTGGCGGGAGAAAGGCCTGCCGCCTTCTGCGCGGGCTTGGCTTTTAACGACAGCGAGACGCAAAATTATTGATAAAATAAGGCGTGATAAAAACTTTGAATCCAAAAAGGAACAATTTCTTCCTCTTCTGGAGGATGATGAACTGATGGAATCTGATTATTCAGTCCCGGATGAAAGGCTCAGATTAATTTTTACCTGCTGCCACCCGGCGCTTGATCATAATATTTCAGTTGCTTTAACTTTGCAGCTTCTTGGTGGATTGACCACAACGGAAATTGCCAGAGCATTTCTGGTTAAACCGGAAACCATGGCACAGCGTTTGGTGCGTGGAAAAAGAAAAATTAAACAGGCGGGCATCCCCTATATCATCCCGGACCAGAATCAGTTTGCCGCCCGTCTTGATGCGGTACTGAGTGTTTTATATCTTATTTTTAATGAAGGCTATTCAGCGTCATCTGGAAAAAAACATATAAGAGCAGAACTTTGTGATGAAGCAATAAGACTTGCCAGAATATTGCTACATCTTTGCCCGAAAGAGCCGGAAGCAGAAGCGCTTCTGGCATTAATGCTTCTTCATAATTCGCGAAAAACTGCCCGCTTTGGTGAAAATGGTGTTCTTGTACCATTGGAGGAGCAGGACAGGTCATTATGGAACATGAATGAAATTAATGAAGGGACTATCCTGGTAGAAAAGTCCCTGGCCCGAAAACAAATAGGAGCATACCAGATACAGGCGGCCATAAGTGCTCTCCATTCAGAAGCCTGCCGATTTAAGGATACCAACTGGCGGGAAATTGTACTTCTTTATGATGAGCTTTTTAAATTGCTGCCTTCACCCGTTATTCAGTTAAACAGGATCGTTGCCCTTTCCTATCTTATTTCACCGGAAGAAAGTATTAAGGCCCTTGAAGGTTTGAAGCAGGATATTGGCAATTATCAGCCCTATTATGCGGCACTGGCAGATTTATACAAGCGAAGCGGCAAAAATAAAAAGGCTATTAGATATTATCAAAAAGCAATCAGCTTAAGCGGCAATCAGGCCGAGCAGGATTTCTTGCAACAAAGAATGTCTGATCTAATATCTTTACAAAAACAATAA
- a CDS encoding peptidyl-alpha-hydroxyglycine alpha-amidating lyase family protein, with protein MINKKMITNLLLAATALTSVVATTSVAQDNPYEAIKGEWITLPDGRQWGSTSTVYYAGNGNIWVAERCGGNGNCLDTPDIDPIMLVDVDGKILKSFGKNMIVWPHGMHVDPDGNLWIADARGDEKRKKGHQVLKFSPDGELLMTIGTAGVAGKDKYIFDQPCDVAVAPNGDIFVADGHEAGGNNRIVKYNSKGEYLMEFGDTGAERGELREPHALAINSQGKLFVGDRQNSRIQIFDLDGHHLDQWTQFGRPSGIYIDKNDIMYVADSESNTGWQRNPGWERGIRIGSSITGWVTAFIPDPNNGMEPRYTSVAEGVTADEAGNVYGAEVLQKRMRKYVPKGYFATPPKRN; from the coding sequence ATGATTAATAAAAAAATGATCACCAACTTATTATTGGCAGCAACGGCCCTGACGTCTGTTGTTGCCACAACTTCAGTCGCACAGGATAACCCGTACGAAGCTATTAAAGGGGAGTGGATTACATTGCCTGACGGGCGTCAATGGGGATCAACCAGTACCGTTTATTATGCAGGAAATGGTAATATCTGGGTTGCTGAGCGTTGCGGTGGAAATGGGAACTGCCTTGATACACCGGATATTGACCCGATCATGCTGGTCGATGTTGATGGAAAAATCTTAAAAAGCTTTGGTAAAAATATGATTGTCTGGCCTCATGGAATGCACGTGGATCCGGACGGAAATTTATGGATTGCTGATGCCCGTGGTGATGAAAAGCGTAAAAAAGGTCATCAGGTTCTAAAATTTAGCCCGGACGGTGAGTTATTGATGACAATTGGAACTGCGGGTGTTGCGGGTAAGGATAAATATATTTTTGATCAGCCCTGCGATGTAGCAGTAGCGCCAAACGGCGATATATTTGTGGCCGATGGCCATGAAGCGGGCGGTAATAACCGCATTGTCAAATATAACAGCAAGGGTGAGTATCTGATGGAATTTGGTGATACCGGGGCTGAACGGGGCGAACTTCGCGAACCTCATGCGCTGGCTATTAATTCGCAGGGAAAATTATTTGTTGGCGACCGTCAAAACAGCCGCATTCAGATTTTTGATCTGGACGGACATCATCTTGATCAGTGGACCCAGTTTGGCCGTCCAAGCGGTATTTATATTGATAAAAACGATATAATGTATGTTGCTGACAGTGAATCAAATACCGGTTGGCAGCGTAACCCGGGCTGGGAACGTGGTATCCGTATCGGGAGCTCAATTACCGGATGGGTAACCGCTTTTATTCCCGATCCGAATAATGGAATGGAACCCCGTTATACAAGCGTTGCAGAAGGGGTAACTGCGGATGAGGCCGGAAATGTTTATGGCGCTGAAGTCCTTCAGAAAAGGATGCGTAAATACGTACCGAAAGGCTATTTTGCCACCCCGCCAAAACGCAATTAG
- a CDS encoding HupE/UreJ family protein, with product MKNKLFYDFTIFGKSLIVAAITLALFVVSSLTTQAKAHDNPASVTVHMYVKPEGNTLKLLLRVPLESMSELVYPTFGPGYLDFEKADSVLLDAAHVYLTDELQVFENGELINDKMITAYRATYPQDRSISTWEAAIENIKKPALTNETKLYYGQAVLDVLYEFPIKSEHSRFSIEPTLNKLANVTNTVLRFLPPDSGERVFNYIGNPGVVELDPSLFHALYEFLKLGFFHILEGTDHILFLLCLIIPVRNFMGLVPVITSFTVAHSITLISTAFGLAPQALWFAPLIEMLIALSIVFMAFENIVGAKLENRWVVAFAFGLVHGFGFSFLLSESMQFAGTHLFTSLLSFNLGVEVGQLFILIIVLPLLNLLFKYVVNEKAGTILLSALVAHSGWHWMTERNDNLMQYIFVMPKFDRAFYVDLMRWGMLLVIIAIASWAMYELKKYIEKKAALKKASH from the coding sequence ATGAAGAATAAATTATTTTATGATTTTACTATTTTTGGAAAATCTTTGATTGTTGCCGCTATCACGCTGGCGTTATTCGTCGTTTCTTCCTTAACGACACAGGCAAAAGCCCATGATAATCCAGCATCTGTAACAGTACATATGTATGTTAAGCCTGAGGGGAATACTCTAAAACTCCTGCTCCGCGTCCCCCTTGAATCCATGAGCGAACTTGTTTATCCGACTTTTGGCCCCGGCTATCTTGATTTTGAAAAAGCGGATTCTGTATTGCTTGATGCGGCCCATGTTTACCTGACAGACGAGCTGCAGGTTTTTGAAAATGGTGAACTTATCAACGATAAAATGATTACGGCCTACCGCGCAACTTATCCGCAGGACCGCTCAATAAGCACTTGGGAAGCCGCAATTGAAAATATTAAAAAACCAGCCCTTACCAATGAAACCAAGTTATATTATGGGCAGGCCGTTCTGGATGTCCTATATGAATTCCCCATAAAGTCCGAACATTCCAGATTTTCAATTGAGCCCACATTAAACAAACTGGCCAATGTGACAAATACAGTTTTGCGTTTTTTGCCGCCGGACTCTGGCGAACGTGTCTTCAACTATATTGGAAACCCTGGTGTTGTCGAGCTTGATCCAAGCCTTTTTCACGCCCTTTATGAATTTTTGAAACTTGGCTTTTTCCATATTTTGGAGGGAACAGACCACATTCTGTTTCTATTATGCCTGATCATTCCTGTTCGTAATTTTATGGGTCTGGTTCCTGTTATCACCTCTTTTACAGTTGCTCATTCCATAACACTTATTTCGACAGCCTTTGGCCTGGCACCACAGGCATTATGGTTTGCACCGCTTATTGAAATGCTTATTGCCCTCTCAATCGTCTTTATGGCGTTTGAAAATATTGTCGGGGCAAAGCTGGAAAACAGATGGGTCGTTGCATTTGCTTTTGGTCTTGTTCACGGGTTCGGTTTTTCATTCCTGCTATCAGAAAGCATGCAGTTTGCTGGAACACATCTCTTCACCTCTCTGTTGTCGTTCAACCTTGGTGTCGAGGTCGGTCAGCTGTTCATCCTGATCATCGTCCTGCCTCTGCTTAATCTGTTATTCAAATATGTCGTGAATGAAAAAGCCGGCACAATTCTTCTATCTGCACTCGTCGCACATAGTGGCTGGCACTGGATGACAGAACGCAATGATAATCTCATGCAGTATATTTTCGTTATGCCAAAATTTGACCGCGCTTTTTATGTCGATCTGATGCGCTGGGGTATGCTACTCGTTATAATCGCCATAGCCTCCTGGGCAATGTATGAGCTTAAAAAATATATTGAAAAAAAGGCAGCGCTAAAAAAAGCCTCTCATTAA
- a CDS encoding PQQ-binding-like beta-propeller repeat protein yields MKSHLKIFLTITFIMVTTANAQSPDTSNGEWPHYAGDIKGSRYSPLDQINADNFNDLELAWSFSTKNLGSRPEYKLEVTPLMIDGVIYATGGTRRTAFALDGETGELMWLHSMDEGLRGGMAPRQLSGRGLSYWSDGKGDDRIFYVTTGYKLVALNAHTGVPINSFGTDGNGILDLKVGAVQGNEVQIDLVTGEIGLHATPTVVGNLIIVGNAMKEGLTIDNYNNTKGLVRAFDARTGKKVWQFDPIPRPGQFGNDTWLDNSWERNGSTGVWTQITADEENGLVYLSVESPSSDYYGGHRPGDNLFAESIVAVDLKTGKYKWHFQVVHHPLWGHDLSSAPMVMDVKIDGKDRQILAVPTKQAMLFVFDRVTGEPIWPIREIPVPKGNVPGEWYAPTQPKVMEKLNYGRSEMKVPDDLIDFTPEMREEALKKLERYVWKEATLYNPPILGDINGMLGAITLGNSGGGTNWAGGAFDPETSILYAPANVSAISGISLAPPPEGYSNVNYLEGRKGQPFKMALAGGTGQNPGAPKEVDYPVYDGPPVKVPTLNVEGLSILKPPYGIIAAFDMTKGEIIWRIAHGETLDNVRNHPKLQGMDIPRTGQPGSVGMMVTKTLAIAGDMRVTNPGDRERGAMLRAYDKMTGEEVGEIWMPAGQSGSPMTYTIKGKQYIIVAVSGGSYPGEIRAYKLPDD; encoded by the coding sequence CACATTTATAATGGTAACAACAGCAAATGCACAGTCTCCGGATACATCAAATGGGGAATGGCCACATTATGCAGGTGACATAAAAGGATCCCGCTATTCGCCACTGGATCAGATCAATGCTGATAACTTCAACGATCTGGAACTGGCCTGGTCATTTTCCACTAAAAATCTTGGCAGTCGTCCAGAATATAAACTCGAAGTCACACCGCTGATGATCGACGGTGTGATTTATGCGACCGGGGGAACACGTCGAACCGCATTCGCCCTTGATGGAGAAACCGGTGAACTGATGTGGCTTCATAGCATGGACGAAGGCTTACGTGGCGGGATGGCCCCACGGCAACTGTCCGGTCGTGGTCTGTCCTACTGGTCAGACGGTAAAGGCGATGACCGTATTTTCTATGTGACGACTGGCTATAAACTGGTCGCCCTTAATGCCCATACCGGTGTTCCGATCAATTCCTTCGGCACAGACGGTAATGGTATCCTTGATCTTAAAGTCGGCGCTGTACAGGGCAATGAAGTTCAGATCGACCTGGTTACCGGGGAAATCGGTCTTCATGCTACCCCGACTGTGGTCGGCAACCTGATAATTGTCGGAAATGCCATGAAGGAAGGTCTAACCATTGATAACTATAACAACACCAAAGGTCTGGTTCGTGCGTTTGACGCCCGTACCGGCAAGAAGGTCTGGCAGTTTGACCCAATCCCCCGTCCAGGTCAGTTTGGTAATGACACCTGGCTCGACAATTCCTGGGAGAGAAACGGCAGCACCGGCGTCTGGACCCAGATAACGGCAGATGAGGAAAATGGACTTGTTTATTTGTCTGTCGAAAGCCCGTCATCGGATTATTATGGCGGACATCGTCCTGGCGACAATCTCTTTGCGGAAAGTATAGTTGCCGTTGATCTGAAAACCGGTAAATATAAATGGCATTTTCAGGTGGTTCATCATCCGCTCTGGGGACATGACCTTTCATCAGCACCAATGGTAATGGACGTAAAGATTGATGGTAAAGATCGTCAAATTCTTGCCGTTCCCACTAAGCAGGCCATGCTGTTTGTTTTTGATCGTGTAACGGGAGAACCTATTTGGCCTATTAGGGAAATCCCCGTCCCAAAAGGCAATGTTCCCGGCGAATGGTACGCACCGACCCAACCAAAGGTCATGGAAAAATTAAACTATGGCCGCTCGGAAATGAAAGTGCCTGATGATCTGATTGACTTTACCCCGGAAATGAGAGAAGAGGCCTTAAAAAAACTGGAACGATATGTCTGGAAGGAAGCCACGCTTTATAATCCACCAATTCTTGGTGATATAAACGGCATGCTTGGGGCGATCACTCTTGGAAATTCAGGAGGTGGTACAAACTGGGCTGGAGGGGCTTTTGATCCGGAAACCAGTATTCTCTATGCCCCGGCAAACGTGTCGGCAATTAGCGGTATTTCACTGGCCCCACCACCGGAAGGATATTCAAATGTCAATTACCTTGAAGGACGCAAAGGGCAGCCGTTTAAAATGGCCCTTGCAGGTGGAACCGGGCAGAACCCGGGCGCCCCAAAAGAAGTGGATTACCCCGTCTATGACGGACCTCCGGTCAAAGTACCAACCCTAAATGTTGAAGGACTTTCCATTCTGAAACCTCCATACGGGATTATTGCCGCATTTGATATGACAAAAGGTGAAATTATCTGGCGTATAGCCCACGGTGAAACACTGGACAATGTCCGCAATCATCCTAAACTGCAAGGGATGGACATTCCGAGAACTGGTCAACCCGGCAGTGTCGGAATGATGGTGACAAAAACACTTGCCATCGCCGGCGATATGCGTGTGACAAACCCTGGTGATCGCGAACGCGGGGCGATGCTGCGTGCTTATGATAAAATGACCGGGGAGGAAGTAGGGGAAATATGGATGCCCGCGGGACAGTCCGGATCGCCGATGACCTACACAATAAAAGGCAAACAATATATCATTGTTGCCGTAAGTGGCGGATCATATCCCGGTGAAATACGGGCTTATAAACTCCCCGATGACTAG